One Branchiostoma floridae strain S238N-H82 chromosome 15, Bfl_VNyyK, whole genome shotgun sequence DNA window includes the following coding sequences:
- the LOC118432088 gene encoding probable palmitoyltransferase ZDHHC21 isoform X1 yields the protein MPAGSLSNLLTLCECPGTMWEGSRLRLPCGVRVRFLYDPQGWCALGVISFIWAYNTAFIPSLVIVPMYYDGKLPLGTLIFYFLMSIMTVVCLYLSVTTNPGTVPLDIQPSAVEAADWTICKVCQIRRPPRSHHCRRCQQCVRKMDHHCPWINNCVGEENHWLFMQLLYYTLILVSMSIALAVLHLYYSPPCSYCNTDIFPYSYTRPLLWFTCGQGVLFFPAAIGLVFGQTFNILIDRTTLENLADPYFRSGIPSPRAIHEAFSDICGTKNVLCWLWPLRRRRAITAQAGGSYYRHI from the exons ATGCCAGCAGGTTCCCTGTCTAACCTCCTTACACTGTGTGAGTGTCCAGGAACCATGTGGGAGGGGTCCAGGCTTCGCTTGCCGTGCGGGGTCCGCGTACGTTTCCTGTACGACCCCCAGGGGTGGTGCGCGCTCGGAGTCATCTCCTTCATCTGGGCGTACAACACCGCGTTCATCCCCAGCCTCGTTATCGTGCCCATGTACTATGATGGCAAGCTGCCGTTAGGAACCCTTATCT TCTACTTCCTGATGTCCATCATGACGGTGGTGTGTCTGTACCTATCAGTGACCACCAACCCTGGAACTGTGCCACTGGACATCCAGCCATCCGCTGTTG AGGCTGCTGATTGGACGATCTGCAAAGTGTGTCAGATCAGGAGACCACCCCGTTCCCACCACTGCAGGAGATGTCAGCAGTGTGTCCGGAAAATGGACCATCACTGTCCATG GATTAACAACTGTGTAGGGGAGGAAAACCACTGGCTCTTCATGCAGCTCCTGTATTACACCCTAATACTGGTCTCCATGAGTATTGCACTTGCAGTGCTCCATCTCTACTACTCACCGCCGTGCAGCTACTGCAATACG GACATTTTCCCGTACAGTTACACCCGCCCCCTGCTATGGTTCACCTGCGGACAGGGTGTGCTCTTCTTCCCTGCAGCTATTGGTCTTGTATTCGGACAAACCTTCAACATCCTCATA GATAGAACAACACTGGAAAACTTGGCAGACCCTTACTTCAGATCAGGAAT ACCCAGTCCACGTGCAATCCACGAGGCCTTCTCGGATATCTGTGGGACCAAGAATGTGCTGTGCTGGCTGTGGCCGCTGCGCAGGAGACGGGCAATAACAGCACAGGCTGGGGGCTCTTACTACAGGCACATTTAG
- the LOC118432088 gene encoding probable palmitoyltransferase ZDHHC21 isoform X2, whose product MWEGSRLRLPCGVRVRFLYDPQGWCALGVISFIWAYNTAFIPSLVIVPMYYDGKLPLGTLIFYFLMSIMTVVCLYLSVTTNPGTVPLDIQPSAVEAADWTICKVCQIRRPPRSHHCRRCQQCVRKMDHHCPWINNCVGEENHWLFMQLLYYTLILVSMSIALAVLHLYYSPPCSYCNTDIFPYSYTRPLLWFTCGQGVLFFPAAIGLVFGQTFNILIDRTTLENLADPYFRSGIPSPRAIHEAFSDICGTKNVLCWLWPLRRRRAITAQAGGSYYRHI is encoded by the exons ATGTGGGAGGGGTCCAGGCTTCGCTTGCCGTGCGGGGTCCGCGTACGTTTCCTGTACGACCCCCAGGGGTGGTGCGCGCTCGGAGTCATCTCCTTCATCTGGGCGTACAACACCGCGTTCATCCCCAGCCTCGTTATCGTGCCCATGTACTATGATGGCAAGCTGCCGTTAGGAACCCTTATCT TCTACTTCCTGATGTCCATCATGACGGTGGTGTGTCTGTACCTATCAGTGACCACCAACCCTGGAACTGTGCCACTGGACATCCAGCCATCCGCTGTTG AGGCTGCTGATTGGACGATCTGCAAAGTGTGTCAGATCAGGAGACCACCCCGTTCCCACCACTGCAGGAGATGTCAGCAGTGTGTCCGGAAAATGGACCATCACTGTCCATG GATTAACAACTGTGTAGGGGAGGAAAACCACTGGCTCTTCATGCAGCTCCTGTATTACACCCTAATACTGGTCTCCATGAGTATTGCACTTGCAGTGCTCCATCTCTACTACTCACCGCCGTGCAGCTACTGCAATACG GACATTTTCCCGTACAGTTACACCCGCCCCCTGCTATGGTTCACCTGCGGACAGGGTGTGCTCTTCTTCCCTGCAGCTATTGGTCTTGTATTCGGACAAACCTTCAACATCCTCATA GATAGAACAACACTGGAAAACTTGGCAGACCCTTACTTCAGATCAGGAAT ACCCAGTCCACGTGCAATCCACGAGGCCTTCTCGGATATCTGTGGGACCAAGAATGTGCTGTGCTGGCTGTGGCCGCTGCGCAGGAGACGGGCAATAACAGCACAGGCTGGGGGCTCTTACTACAGGCACATTTAG